Proteins from one Setaria italica strain Yugu1 chromosome V, Setaria_italica_v2.0, whole genome shotgun sequence genomic window:
- the LOC101786606 gene encoding uncharacterized protein LOC101786606 isoform X1, with translation MVQMGAQEGNQGAQEVVLGLQAPIQEGVGLGQNVAQEGHMFVNLNINMVLTQDQQVNFSHLPKNITGSMSSLLPDCLSTPKDFNMEKQRPGQNPNVYRLWAQHFSPVGCPEQVTQIPSDWAAFFINMLMSPEHFDWAKQFLASKTWEFLLSCSNQTALMAFAIPQKCPSSTPFICSLSQEEVGTSTPELCKAAKPDLKEARSPKKARARLSIKAAPECESSVRRSDRIKAKSKGFRRSSCQDNTCLACTACPPTISADVIQSLGTKVCALDRTKIGPGKLSFNSGSQKPIGRTTTTRFSEAYSKGKEVLSEASSNSSNGV, from the coding sequence ATGGTCCAGATGGGGGCTCAGGAAGGGAATCAAGGTGCCCAGGAAGTTGTCCTTGGGCTGCAGGCTCCTATTCAAGAGGGAGTAGGTCTTGGTCAGAATGTGGCCCAAGAGGGTCATATGTTTGTTAATCTCAATATAAACATGGTCCTCACTCAAGATCAGCAGGTGAACTTCTCCCACCTGCCCAAGAATATCACGGGCAGCATGTCATCGCTCTTACCAGACTGTCTCTCCACTCCCAAGGACTTTAACATGGAAAAGCAAAGGCCTGGGCAGAACCCCAATGTTTATAGACTTTGGGCCCAACACTTCTCTCCTGTTGGATGTCCTGAGCAGGTGACCCAGATACCTTCTGATTGGGCTGCTTTCTTTATCAATATGCTCATGTCTCCAGAACATTTTGATTGGGCTAAGCAGTTTCTGGCCTCCAAGACCTGGGAATTTCTGCTCTCGTGCTCCAACCAGACAGCTTTGATGGCTTTTGCTATTCCTCAGAAATGCCCAAGTTCTACTCCCTTCATCTGCTCGCTCTCTCAGGAAGAGGTGGGAACTTCGACCCCTGAACTCTGTAAGGCAGCTAAACCTGATTTGAAGGAAGCAAGGTCACCTAAAAAAGCCAGAGCTCGTTTGAGCATCAAAGCGGCACCAGAATGTGAATCCTCGGTCAGAAGGAGTGACCGCATCAAAGCTAAGAGCAAAGGTTTTCGCAGATCTTCTTGTCAGGACAACACATGCTTAGCTTGCACTGCTTGCCCACCTACAATCAGCGCTGATGTCATCCAGAGCTTAGGTACAAAGGTGTGTGCGCTCGACAGAACTAAGATTGGCCCGGGAAAGCTGTCCTTCAACTCCGGATCTCAGAAGCCCATAGGGAGGACGACGACCACAAGATTTTCTGAAGCTTACAGCAAGGGGAAGGAGGTCCTGTCAGAAGCTTCGTCCAACAGCTCCAACGGAGTCTAA
- the LOC101786606 gene encoding protein CHROMATIN REMODELING 24 isoform X2: MQWSELLLEAIDRGQGNSVRRLAKRLLESFDHEVWKKYKNSCKISFILDLVNELFEEEKAEKKKDLGMRKNKNLKILIFSQFISMLDRIEIALKAIGKEGDTIRIDGSMERTERDQKIKKFSSQVEDAPKIFLLSARVGGEGLNLTAATRVIIVDPSWNISDDNQIADRVFRIGQKEDVTVYRLVTCMTIEEDIYKTQILKGNLARAILEGKVCSPLVELEDRKFIRLPECGFNSSKTQQLLETLMGDILEMRSRHQRFLQKHHLVAGLTNQEVISSHEEISLIDLPLGESSDEEASSSEERHATKASKGAKSYKQ; encoded by the exons ATGCAATGGTCAGAGCTACTGTTAGAAGCAATTGATAGAGGCCAGGGGAATTCAGTTAGGAGGTTAGCAAAAAGATTGCTTGAGTCATTCGATCATGAAGTttggaaaaaatataaaaattcatGCAAGATTTCCTTCATCTTGGATCTTGTG AATGAACTATTTGAGGAAGAGAAGgctgagaaaaaaaaggatctG GGTATGAGGAAAAACAAGAACCTGAAGATACTTATCTTCTCACAATTCATTTCTATGCTCGATAGAATAGAG ATAGCACTTAAAGCTATAGGAAAAGAAGGTGATACTATTCGAATTGATGGATCCATGGAGAGGACAGAAAGAGATCAAAAGATTAAG AAATTTAGTTCTCAAGTTGAAGATGCTCCTAAAATTTTTTTGCTCAGTGCAAGAGTGGGTGGTGAAGGCCTGAACCTGACTGCAGCAACCAGGGTTATCATCGTTGATCCGTCATGGAACATAAG TGATGACAATCAGATAGCTGACAGGGTCTTTAGAATTGGCCAAAAAGAGGATGTTACCGTATACAGGCTTGTGACCTGCATGACAATTGAAGAAGACATATATAAAACTCAG ATACTAAAAGGTAATTTGGCCAGAGCAATATTGGAAGGAAAGGTTTGTTCACCTTTAGTTGAACTCGAG GACCGGAAATTTATTAGACTTCCAGAGTGTGGTTTTAATTCTTCAAAAACACAGCAGCTGCTGGAAACTCTGATGGGAGATATACTTGAAAT GAGAAGTAGACACCAAAGGTTTTTGCAGAAACATCATCTTGTTGCCGGATTGACAAACCAGGAAGTTATTTCTTCCCATGAGGAAATATCACTTATTGATTTACCCCTGGGTGAAAG TAGTGATGAGGAGGCCAGTTCCTCAGAGGAAAGACATGCTACAAAGGCTAGCAAAGGTGCTAAAAGCTATAAACAGTAA
- the LOC101786606 gene encoding protein CHROMATIN REMODELING 24 isoform X4 encodes MQWSELLLEAIDRGQGNSVRRLAKRLLESFDHEVWKKYKNSCKISFILDLVNELFEEEKAEKKKDLGMRKNKNLKILIFSQFISMLDRIEIALKAIGKEGDTIRIDGSMERTERDQKIKKFSSQVEDAPKIFLLSARVGGEGLNLTAATRVIIVDPSWNIRVFRIGQKEDVTVYRLVTCMTIEEDIYKTQILKGNLARAILEGKVCSPLVELEDRKFIRLPECGFNSSKTQQLLETLMGDILEMRSRHQRFLQKHHLVAGLTNQEVISSHEEISLIDLPLGESSDEEASSSEERHATKASKGAKSYKQ; translated from the exons ATGCAATGGTCAGAGCTACTGTTAGAAGCAATTGATAGAGGCCAGGGGAATTCAGTTAGGAGGTTAGCAAAAAGATTGCTTGAGTCATTCGATCATGAAGTttggaaaaaatataaaaattcatGCAAGATTTCCTTCATCTTGGATCTTGTG AATGAACTATTTGAGGAAGAGAAGgctgagaaaaaaaaggatctG GGTATGAGGAAAAACAAGAACCTGAAGATACTTATCTTCTCACAATTCATTTCTATGCTCGATAGAATAGAG ATAGCACTTAAAGCTATAGGAAAAGAAGGTGATACTATTCGAATTGATGGATCCATGGAGAGGACAGAAAGAGATCAAAAGATTAAG AAATTTAGTTCTCAAGTTGAAGATGCTCCTAAAATTTTTTTGCTCAGTGCAAGAGTGGGTGGTGAAGGCCTGAACCTGACTGCAGCAACCAGGGTTATCATCGTTGATCCGTCATGGAACATAAG GGTCTTTAGAATTGGCCAAAAAGAGGATGTTACCGTATACAGGCTTGTGACCTGCATGACAATTGAAGAAGACATATATAAAACTCAG ATACTAAAAGGTAATTTGGCCAGAGCAATATTGGAAGGAAAGGTTTGTTCACCTTTAGTTGAACTCGAG GACCGGAAATTTATTAGACTTCCAGAGTGTGGTTTTAATTCTTCAAAAACACAGCAGCTGCTGGAAACTCTGATGGGAGATATACTTGAAAT GAGAAGTAGACACCAAAGGTTTTTGCAGAAACATCATCTTGTTGCCGGATTGACAAACCAGGAAGTTATTTCTTCCCATGAGGAAATATCACTTATTGATTTACCCCTGGGTGAAAG TAGTGATGAGGAGGCCAGTTCCTCAGAGGAAAGACATGCTACAAAGGCTAGCAAAGGTGCTAAAAGCTATAAACAGTAA
- the LOC101786606 gene encoding protein CHROMATIN REMODELING 24 isoform X3, producing the protein MQWSELLLEAIDRGQGNSVRRLAKRLLESFDHEVWKKYKNSCKISFILDLVNELFEEEKAEKKKDLGMRKNKNLKILIFSQFISMLDRIEIALKAIGKEGDTIRIDGSMERTERDQKIKKFSSQVEDAPKIFLLSARVGGEGLNLTAATRVIIVDPSWNISDDNQIADRVFRIGQKEDVTVYRLVTCMTIEEDIYKTQILKGNLARAILEGKVCSPLVELEDRKFIRLPECGFNSSKTQQLLETLMGDILEMRSRHQRFLQKHHLVAGLTNQEVISSHEEISLIDLPLGESDEEASSSEERHATKASKGAKSYKQ; encoded by the exons ATGCAATGGTCAGAGCTACTGTTAGAAGCAATTGATAGAGGCCAGGGGAATTCAGTTAGGAGGTTAGCAAAAAGATTGCTTGAGTCATTCGATCATGAAGTttggaaaaaatataaaaattcatGCAAGATTTCCTTCATCTTGGATCTTGTG AATGAACTATTTGAGGAAGAGAAGgctgagaaaaaaaaggatctG GGTATGAGGAAAAACAAGAACCTGAAGATACTTATCTTCTCACAATTCATTTCTATGCTCGATAGAATAGAG ATAGCACTTAAAGCTATAGGAAAAGAAGGTGATACTATTCGAATTGATGGATCCATGGAGAGGACAGAAAGAGATCAAAAGATTAAG AAATTTAGTTCTCAAGTTGAAGATGCTCCTAAAATTTTTTTGCTCAGTGCAAGAGTGGGTGGTGAAGGCCTGAACCTGACTGCAGCAACCAGGGTTATCATCGTTGATCCGTCATGGAACATAAG TGATGACAATCAGATAGCTGACAGGGTCTTTAGAATTGGCCAAAAAGAGGATGTTACCGTATACAGGCTTGTGACCTGCATGACAATTGAAGAAGACATATATAAAACTCAG ATACTAAAAGGTAATTTGGCCAGAGCAATATTGGAAGGAAAGGTTTGTTCACCTTTAGTTGAACTCGAG GACCGGAAATTTATTAGACTTCCAGAGTGTGGTTTTAATTCTTCAAAAACACAGCAGCTGCTGGAAACTCTGATGGGAGATATACTTGAAAT GAGAAGTAGACACCAAAGGTTTTTGCAGAAACATCATCTTGTTGCCGGATTGACAAACCAGGAAGTTATTTCTTCCCATGAGGAAATATCACTTATTGATTTACCCCTGGGTGAAAG TGATGAGGAGGCCAGTTCCTCAGAGGAAAGACATGCTACAAAGGCTAGCAAAGGTGCTAAAAGCTATAAACAGTAA
- the LOC101785959 gene encoding protein CHROMATIN REMODELING 24-like translates to MVVPRKTKEAEITEQDSLVLGAGNKMHPVHPADKCKGPIQPVGKGASDEKHPVRTIDKGKGPAWPVNIGANGNQAEHVLPDLQMHPFGGNMDKVCIVPGRLYQKLQPHQQEGLHWLWRIYCQHSGGIVADDMGMGKTLQTVAFLSGLLHSDIIRRAMIIVPVSVLASWSEELTNAGLAKHFHIYHGSGERGLQIVNERGGILVTTYETYGSKFKELTAVDWDYTILDEAHRIKNLMSNVRKQVDNIECRKKLLLTGTPLPRNLLDIFSLMKFIKPDVLGDQHTFHKKYMRPAELGQYLNSTERNKKRFIKALASGRKEISPYILRRTKSVLIESGELPCKNTELIVWLRLTELQVFSMFSGTAVLST, encoded by the exons ATG GTGGTGCCTCGGAAGACGAAGGAGGCGGAGATCACGGAGCAGGACTCGCTTGTCCTC GGTGCTGGAAACAAGATGCATCCTGTCCACCCTGCGGACAAGTGCAAGGGCCCCATCCAGCCAGTCGGCAAGGGCGCCAGTGACGAGAAGCACCCTGTCCGCACCATTGACAAGGGCAAGGGCCCTGCCTGGCCTGTCAACATTGGCGCCAATGGAAATCAAG CTGAGCATGTCTTGCCGGATTTGCAAATGCACCCTTTTGGGGGGAACATGGACAAAGTTTGCATTGTACCTGGTAGACTTTACCAGAAGCTCCAGCCCCACCAGCAAGAGGGGTTGCACTGGCTTTGGAGAATCTATTGCCAGCATTCTGGAGGTATTGTTGCGGATGATATGGGGATGGGAAAAACACTGCAG ACTGTAGCATTCCTATCCGGTCTTCTGCATTCCGATATAATTCGCAGGGCTATGATTATTGTTCCAGTAAGTGTCCTTGCCTCATGGTCAGAGGAGCTTACAAATGCAGGGCTAGCCAAACATTTTCACATCTATCATGGTTCTGGTGAAAGAGGCCTGCAAATTGTGAACGAG aGAGGAGGTATTTTGGTAACAACTTATGAAACTTATGGAAGCAAGTTTAAGGAGCTGACAGCAGTGGATTGGGACTACACAATTCTCGATGAAGCTCACAGAATAAAGAACCTCATGTCCAATGTAAGAAAACAAGTGGATAACATTGAATGCAGGAAAAAACTTCTTTTGACAGGGACTCCATTGCCAAGAAACCTCTTA GACATATTCTCTCTTATGAAATTCATAAAACCTGATGTCCTGGGTGACCAACACACTTTTCACAAGAAGTATATGAGGCCTGCTGAGCTGGGACAGTATTTGAACTCTACAGAAAGAAATAAGAAACGATTTATAAAAGCTCTTGCA AGTGGCAGAAAAGAAATTTCTCCCTATATTCTCAGAAGAACAAAATCAGTCCTAATAGAAAGTGGGGAGCTACCCTGTAAGAATACTGAGCTTATTGTTTGGTTAAGATTGACAGAGCTTCAGGTATTCTCTATGTTTAGTGGTACTGCAGTTTTATCTACGTAG